A part of Candidatus Electrothrix aestuarii genomic DNA contains:
- a CDS encoding Re/Si-specific NAD(P)(+) transhydrogenase subunit alpha translates to MIIAVMKERHPREKRVPLVPATAAKLVKLGAEVIIESDLGMSCRFADEEYQNAGASIGTSKEDMLKKADVILRLRKPPKDDAILMKKGCIHVSYLDPFNEVDLVETLRDASVSAISLEMVPRTTVAQKMDVLSSQANLAGYAAVTLAAEQLDRVFPMMTTPAGTIKPARVFIIGVGVAGLQAIATAKRLGAVVEAFDTRPVVEEQVKSLGAKFVKVDLGETGQTKDGYAKALTPEQMALQKEGMAKACARADVVITTAQLFGRPAPRIIDHTILAQMRPGSVIIDMAVESGGNVEGSEVDTIVEIEGVKILGIANLPGRVATTASEMYSANLGNFVEHFWDKESKLLTINQDDEIMQGALVTHQGEIVSKMYKSIMNK, encoded by the coding sequence ATGATAATCGCAGTCATGAAGGAACGACACCCAAGGGAAAAACGAGTCCCGCTTGTTCCCGCGACAGCAGCCAAACTGGTAAAACTCGGCGCTGAGGTGATCATTGAATCCGACCTCGGCATGAGCTGTCGCTTTGCGGATGAAGAATACCAAAATGCGGGTGCAAGCATAGGAACTTCTAAAGAGGATATGCTAAAAAAAGCAGACGTCATTCTTCGGCTGCGGAAGCCACCCAAAGATGACGCCATCCTGATGAAAAAGGGCTGTATTCACGTCAGCTACCTTGATCCTTTTAACGAGGTTGACCTTGTTGAGACCTTGCGAGACGCATCAGTATCAGCCATCAGCTTAGAAATGGTTCCACGCACCACGGTTGCCCAAAAAATGGACGTCCTTTCCTCTCAGGCCAATCTTGCTGGCTATGCAGCCGTCACCCTAGCTGCGGAACAGCTGGACAGAGTTTTCCCCATGATGACCACACCGGCAGGCACTATCAAACCGGCACGGGTCTTTATCATCGGTGTTGGTGTTGCTGGCCTCCAAGCAATTGCCACGGCCAAACGCCTGGGCGCAGTGGTTGAGGCCTTTGATACCCGGCCTGTTGTCGAGGAGCAGGTCAAATCCTTGGGAGCAAAATTTGTTAAAGTTGATCTGGGAGAAACTGGTCAGACTAAGGACGGCTATGCCAAGGCCCTGACGCCGGAGCAGATGGCCCTGCAAAAAGAAGGTATGGCCAAGGCCTGTGCGCGGGCGGACGTGGTCATCACTACAGCACAACTCTTCGGCCGTCCGGCTCCCCGAATTATCGATCATACCATCTTGGCCCAAATGCGCCCCGGCTCTGTCATTATTGATATGGCGGTAGAAAGCGGTGGTAATGTGGAAGGCTCGGAAGTCGATACTATTGTAGAGATTGAAGGTGTCAAGATTCTGGGAATTGCTAACCTTCCAGGACGTGTTGCCACCACTGCCAGTGAAATGTACTCAGCGAACCTCGGCAATTTTGTTGAGCATTTCTGGGATAAGGAAAGCAAACTCCTAACTATAAATCAGGACGATGAAATTATGCAAGGTGCTCTGGTCACCCACCAGGGAGAAATCGTCAGTAAGATGTACAAAAGCATCATGAATAAATGA
- a CDS encoding SET domain-containing protein-lysine N-methyltransferase yields the protein MNKGFELREIFEKGEGVFATRPFHHNEKVMVGVIEKVLGSNYSHASQIGEHDYVLHAGLVSKVNHSCDPNCGIKVNKTGAHDFVAIKHISINEELTFDYAMRNYSVDHFPKKCMCGAKKCRGEITGWRDLSDKKKREYDGVAAPYLIAMDAKNI from the coding sequence ATGAACAAAGGATTTGAGTTAAGAGAAATTTTCGAAAAAGGAGAAGGTGTTTTTGCTACAAGACCATTTCATCATAACGAGAAAGTTATGGTTGGAGTTATTGAAAAAGTACTCGGCAGTAATTACTCGCATGCCTCACAAATAGGCGAACATGACTACGTACTTCATGCGGGATTAGTTAGCAAAGTTAATCACTCCTGTGACCCGAACTGTGGTATTAAAGTAAATAAAACCGGTGCTCATGACTTTGTAGCTATAAAACACATCAGCATCAACGAAGAATTAACTTTTGATTATGCCATGAGAAACTATAGCGTTGACCATTTCCCCAAAAAGTGCATGTGTGGGGCTAAGAAATGTCGAGGCGAGATTACTGGATGGAGGGATCTCTCAGATAAAAAAAAGAGAGAGTACGACGGTGTCGCGGCTCCTTATCTGATTGCAATGGACGCTAAAAATATCTAG
- a CDS encoding group 1 truncated hemoglobin, which translates to MSKTLYDRLGGTAGIAQLVNDVVEAHLNNPVINTRFKHAKDIEQSKKMLVEFFCVGAGGPEAYSGRDMISTHRGMNISEQEFIAAVDDVFEAMDKNQLDDDVKKDVLSILYSLKSEIIRV; encoded by the coding sequence ATGTCCAAAACACTTTATGACCGTTTAGGCGGTACAGCTGGGATTGCGCAACTCGTTAATGATGTTGTTGAAGCACACCTCAACAATCCTGTCATTAACACAAGATTCAAACATGCCAAGGATATCGAACAGTCCAAGAAAATGTTAGTCGAGTTTTTTTGCGTAGGAGCAGGTGGCCCGGAAGCATATTCCGGAAGAGATATGATATCCACGCATAGGGGGATGAATATATCCGAGCAGGAGTTCATCGCAGCAGTGGATGACGTCTTTGAAGCTATGGATAAAAACCAATTAGATGACGATGTAAAGAAAGATGTTCTTTCTATTCTTTATTCACTGAAAAGCGAAATCATTCGTGTGTGA
- a CDS encoding general glycosylation pathway protein: MFALISLFLCLISLAMIIFALVNIHTSISDKNLFAKSLLDAVGLIVIGMAVFDVSKFLLEEEVIKSHEEITHATQKATLSKFLVIIAIAVSLEALVFIFNAGKKDISLLIYPAFLLVAVSLLVISLALYHKMT, translated from the coding sequence ATGTTCGCCCTGATCAGTCTATTTCTTTGTCTGATCAGTCTCGCAATGATTATTTTTGCTCTTGTCAATATCCACACTTCAATAAGTGACAAAAACTTATTTGCGAAATCTCTTCTTGATGCAGTTGGTTTAATTGTCATCGGCATGGCGGTTTTCGATGTCTCTAAATTTTTACTGGAAGAAGAGGTTATAAAAAGCCATGAGGAAATAACGCACGCAACACAGAAGGCTACGTTATCAAAATTTCTCGTCATCATTGCGATTGCAGTAAGTTTGGAAGCCTTAGTATTTATTTTCAATGCAGGAAAAAAAGATATTAGCCTCCTGATTTATCCGGCGTTCTTACTCGTTGCTGTCAGCTTATTGGTAATCAGTCTGGCACTGTATCATAAGATGACTTGA
- a CDS encoding acyl-CoA thioesterase: protein MDDFVFSLELSVRDYECDLQGIVNNAVYQNYLEHTRHEYLKSVGLDFKDFTDRGINLVVVRMELDYKYSLTSGDQFVVRLNFVKESKVKFAFLQNIYRLSDDKLMLQAKVLCVAVNSKGRPFVPEEFQRILDKE, encoded by the coding sequence ATGGATGATTTTGTTTTTTCTTTGGAACTGTCGGTAAGGGATTATGAGTGTGACCTGCAAGGGATCGTCAATAACGCTGTTTATCAAAACTATCTTGAACACACTCGGCATGAGTATTTGAAGAGCGTGGGGCTTGATTTTAAAGACTTTACGGATAGGGGAATTAATCTGGTAGTTGTACGCATGGAGCTGGATTATAAATACTCCCTCACCAGCGGAGATCAGTTTGTTGTGCGCTTGAATTTTGTCAAAGAGTCAAAAGTTAAGTTTGCTTTCCTACAGAATATTTATCGCCTTTCCGATGATAAACTGATGTTGCAGGCAAAGGTGCTTTGTGTGGCTGTGAATTCCAAGGGACGTCCTTTTGTCCCGGAAGAATTTCAGAGGATTCTGGACAAAGAGTAA
- a CDS encoding purine-nucleoside phosphorylase, which produces MIDINEHKKQVEEAVAFLQSRLPVIPEVLIQLGTGLGNLAQAMDNPTVIPYEEIPGFPYSTVTSHAGNLVCGTLAGKPCAILQGRFHYYEGYSAREVAFPVRVLSLLGVRTAIITNASGGLNTAWSAGTIMVMKDHINQLPDNPLRGPNIDTWGPRFPDMSAPYPPSLRKLARQAARKLEFPDVIEGTYICIPGPSLETPAETRMLRQLGADAVGMSSVPEIITALHAGLQVLGLSVVANVNDPDDFIPILLEDIVASACQAEPKLQKMILEIVQEL; this is translated from the coding sequence ATGATTGATATCAACGAGCACAAAAAGCAGGTGGAAGAGGCTGTGGCCTTTCTCCAATCTCGTCTTCCGGTTATACCTGAAGTCCTGATTCAGCTGGGCACGGGCTTGGGGAACCTAGCTCAGGCTATGGATAACCCCACAGTTATTCCTTATGAGGAAATACCCGGTTTCCCTTATTCTACGGTGACCAGTCATGCGGGTAATCTGGTCTGCGGCACCTTGGCCGGGAAGCCTTGTGCTATTCTGCAAGGACGCTTTCATTATTATGAAGGCTATTCAGCTCGCGAGGTTGCCTTCCCTGTCCGAGTACTCTCGCTTCTCGGGGTGCGAACAGCTATTATCACTAATGCATCCGGTGGCCTGAATACAGCGTGGTCTGCTGGCACTATTATGGTCATGAAAGATCATATTAACCAGCTCCCGGATAATCCCCTCCGTGGGCCGAATATTGATACCTGGGGACCACGCTTTCCTGATATGTCAGCCCCCTATCCGCCTTCACTGCGCAAGTTGGCTCGGCAGGCCGCCCGAAAACTGGAGTTTCCCGATGTGATTGAGGGAACCTACATCTGCATTCCTGGACCGAGCTTGGAAACTCCGGCAGAGACCCGGATGCTGCGGCAATTGGGCGCTGATGCTGTGGGGATGTCTTCTGTACCGGAGATCATCACAGCCCTGCATGCAGGTTTGCAAGTACTGGGCTTATCCGTGGTGGCGAATGTGAATGACCCGGATGATTTTATTCCCATCCTGCTGGAAGATATTGTTGCGTCTGCTTGCCAGGCAGAACCGAAACTACAGAAAATGATCCTTGAAATTGTACAGGAGCTGTAA
- a CDS encoding amidohydrolase: MCENNPANIHLILSGRYLVAHSQEVVEQENISVALAGDSIVEVGVNLAAKYPQAECLSHAHGLIMPGLINTHTHAAMSCFRGLADDLPLMEWLQENIFPREAQLTSEIVYHSTLLSLCEMIKSGTTSFNDMYLFVKDVARAAAESGMRAWLGEVLYDFPSPNYGELENGFTYTEELFEQYAQSELVTVTVNPHSVYTCAPALLERLATQAEEKDALYHIHLSENQDEVNTCMERYGCSPVQHLEKLGLLNERVVAAHGVMVSEEEIDLLVERKVKVAHCPESNMKLASGVAPIPAMLAKGMTVGLGTDGSASNNDVDLFGEMNSAAKMHKVARMDPAVMTAAQTLHAATLGGAALLGVEKEIGSIAVGKKADLIMLDMDQPHLTPVYNPVSHLVYAAGGGDVIHSVINGQVVMRDRKLTTLDEAAILTEMKRIGEEVQSMG; encoded by the coding sequence ATGTGTGAGAATAATCCCGCGAACATTCATCTGATTCTTTCTGGGCGCTACCTTGTAGCACATAGCCAGGAAGTGGTAGAGCAGGAAAACATCTCTGTTGCCCTTGCCGGTGATAGTATTGTTGAGGTCGGGGTGAACTTAGCTGCAAAATATCCACAGGCTGAATGTCTTAGTCATGCTCATGGATTGATAATGCCTGGCCTGATCAATACGCATACCCATGCGGCTATGTCCTGTTTTCGTGGCTTGGCTGATGATCTGCCCCTGATGGAATGGCTTCAGGAAAATATTTTTCCCCGAGAGGCCCAACTAACCTCGGAGATAGTCTATCACTCCACGCTCCTTTCTCTTTGTGAGATGATCAAATCCGGCACCACCTCCTTTAATGATATGTACCTCTTTGTGAAGGATGTGGCCCGTGCTGCTGCCGAATCAGGGATGCGGGCCTGGCTGGGTGAGGTTCTCTATGATTTTCCCTCCCCCAATTATGGGGAGCTGGAGAACGGCTTTACCTATACCGAGGAGCTTTTTGAGCAGTATGCTCAGAGTGAGCTTGTTACGGTGACGGTCAATCCCCATTCTGTATATACCTGTGCCCCAGCTCTGTTAGAGCGACTGGCTACACAGGCTGAAGAGAAGGATGCATTGTATCATATCCATCTCTCGGAAAATCAGGATGAGGTGAATACCTGTATGGAGCGATACGGGTGTTCGCCTGTCCAGCATCTGGAGAAGCTGGGATTGCTCAATGAACGGGTTGTGGCAGCTCACGGCGTTATGGTCAGTGAGGAGGAAATTGACCTGCTGGTAGAGCGCAAGGTTAAGGTGGCACATTGCCCGGAATCGAATATGAAATTGGCCTCAGGCGTTGCGCCGATACCTGCCATGCTGGCAAAAGGAATGACTGTCGGCCTTGGCACGGATGGTAGCGCCTCCAATAACGATGTGGACCTGTTCGGTGAGATGAATTCAGCAGCTAAAATGCATAAAGTAGCCCGGATGGATCCAGCCGTGATGACTGCTGCTCAGACCCTGCACGCGGCCACGTTGGGAGGTGCTGCTTTACTGGGTGTAGAGAAGGAAATCGGAAGTATTGCTGTAGGCAAGAAGGCTGATTTGATTATGCTGGATATGGACCAACCGCATCTTACCCCGGTCTATAACCCTGTCTCCCATTTGGTTTATGCAGCCGGAGGCGGTGATGTCATTCACTCGGTTATTAATGGTCAGGTGGTGATGCGAGATCGAAAATTGACCACCTTGGATGAAGCAGCAATTCTGACAGAGATGAAGCGGATTGGAGAAGAGGTGCAAAGTATGGGATAG
- a CDS encoding delta-class carbonic anhydrase, with protein MNLKKTLQALFVVSSAFGLLASTGCAKDAGHHPEGTGKVCEGFGPQTPRDIDSKVGENTQLYSFAPGYKDMNLCNIHFHVHAEHKAKDYSIYAGEGEHGHGGGYQCNDTKNLTKKELTPVEGEGGCEGVKPGDTIEVHWVHSSCDVAPGKGLGSCSSEGCVNPDLRVESQVFLVVNDSSALNFADMAYGGNVVNGLHQAKSLPTNTGVPVEFLGSTTGPKFTQETCSPYQVTWSVRPQCAKIDISSLNAWCKDNVFDEDHAHGVRQLVTDPKLLSEIK; from the coding sequence ATGAATCTTAAAAAAACACTTCAGGCTCTTTTTGTTGTCTCTTCTGCGTTTGGATTACTTGCAAGCACAGGCTGTGCAAAAGATGCGGGTCATCATCCAGAAGGCACCGGTAAGGTCTGCGAAGGCTTTGGCCCACAGACCCCAAGAGATATTGACAGCAAAGTTGGTGAGAATACGCAGCTCTATTCTTTTGCCCCTGGTTATAAAGACATGAATCTCTGTAACATCCATTTTCATGTTCATGCCGAGCATAAAGCAAAAGACTATTCCATCTATGCCGGTGAAGGTGAGCATGGTCATGGCGGCGGCTATCAGTGTAATGATACCAAGAACCTGACCAAAAAAGAGCTGACTCCGGTTGAGGGTGAAGGCGGTTGCGAAGGTGTAAAACCCGGCGATACCATTGAGGTGCATTGGGTTCACAGCTCCTGCGATGTCGCACCGGGCAAAGGACTGGGCTCATGCAGCTCTGAAGGCTGTGTCAATCCGGATCTCCGCGTTGAGTCTCAGGTTTTTCTGGTTGTGAATGATTCCAGTGCGCTGAACTTTGCAGACATGGCCTATGGTGGTAATGTTGTCAACGGACTGCATCAGGCAAAGTCTCTGCCTACCAATACCGGCGTTCCGGTAGAGTTCCTGGGCTCCACAACAGGACCAAAATTCACCCAGGAAACATGCTCTCCTTACCAGGTCACCTGGAGTGTTCGTCCGCAATGCGCAAAAATCGACATCAGCAGCCTGAATGCTTGGTGTAAGGATAATGTTTTTGATGAAGATCACGCACACGGCGTAAGACAGCTGGTTACTGATCCGAAGCTTCTTTCTGAAATCAAATAA
- a CDS encoding RAMP superfamily CRISPR-associated protein — protein MTDNRYLLRFFTLDPLHIGVGQDIMGEVDLPIDRESETNVPRIPGTALKGGFRAHASWKLKMDGNKDKPCPGDQPAEQEGDATKPHGPRSREQYCGITTCPICQTFGYPSVKLKNEDKAIPGHEGRVYFRDARLAFFPAATSKGTVWFSTPGRAAAWLDSEQQEYPELLVSRTDHLALSINEKITGGELLIGWIHLTGLTSSTEDKGIQQVIDALRNATHLTFPETEYWQHIVNRTVLLDETNFYRVVETCLERRTCNRVDQDTGTVSDGALFSYEALPRASLLYSRIYIEKHFSGKINKSTSSPLDVCSLACEGFARMGIGGMQTRGLGSLLVEPFTSSSEENGHG, from the coding sequence GTGACTGACAACAGATATCTGCTCAGATTTTTCACCCTTGATCCGCTACACATCGGAGTAGGGCAGGATATCATGGGAGAGGTTGATCTGCCCATTGACCGGGAAAGTGAAACCAATGTACCGCGCATTCCCGGCACAGCCCTGAAAGGAGGATTTCGGGCACATGCATCCTGGAAGCTGAAAATGGACGGAAATAAGGACAAGCCGTGTCCTGGTGATCAACCTGCCGAACAGGAAGGAGATGCAACAAAGCCTCATGGACCACGCTCCCGCGAACAGTACTGCGGCATTACTACCTGCCCTATCTGCCAGACCTTCGGCTATCCTTCAGTCAAGCTGAAAAACGAAGATAAAGCTATTCCCGGTCATGAAGGAAGGGTCTATTTTCGTGATGCCCGACTGGCCTTTTTTCCGGCAGCAACCAGCAAGGGAACTGTCTGGTTTTCCACTCCGGGACGGGCAGCAGCCTGGCTGGATTCAGAGCAGCAGGAATACCCAGAACTGCTCGTCAGCAGAACCGACCATCTGGCTCTCTCGATCAATGAAAAAATAACAGGAGGTGAGCTGCTGATCGGCTGGATTCATCTTACCGGTTTGACGAGTTCAACAGAAGACAAAGGTATTCAACAGGTCATTGACGCCCTACGCAACGCAACGCACCTCACTTTTCCAGAAACAGAGTACTGGCAGCATATAGTAAATCGCACTGTACTCTTGGATGAGACAAACTTCTACCGAGTTGTAGAAACCTGCCTGGAACGGCGCACCTGTAACCGGGTGGATCAGGATACCGGCACGGTCTCCGATGGAGCCCTGTTCAGTTACGAAGCCCTTCCCCGTGCCAGCCTGCTCTATTCCCGCATATATATAGAAAAGCATTTTAGCGGAAAAATCAATAAAAGTACCTCCTCGCCTTTAGATGTCTGCTCACTTGCCTGCGAAGGTTTTGCCCGCATGGGCATCGGCGGGATGCAGACCAGGGGCTTAGGTTCCCTGCTTGTGGAACCTTTCACATCAAGCTCCGAGGAAAACGGTCATGGCTGA
- a CDS encoding RAMP superfamily CRISPR-associated protein has translation MKSFSYSISSLTPIVTGDRDHRNTELQATGLLGSLRYQYWLLKAMQAWQSNPHNPSYPPYSFDLPAKGAHNKRQFLLELAKAGPVVQLFGDTNWKKMFRLEITDAVRGEALPCSARADDRQAQKTPYQWKQINLTFRQDRKISFFGGTEGEMIRKEIEELMAFIHQYGWLGAAPQNGLGWVKVQGRTLSPHTLPSSNPVFAAEDISFTAREAEYR, from the coding sequence ATGAAATCATTTTCCTATTCCATCAGCTCACTTACCCCAATCGTCACCGGCGATCGTGATCACCGGAATACGGAATTGCAAGCTACCGGTCTCCTCGGCAGCCTTCGCTATCAGTACTGGCTCCTCAAGGCTATGCAGGCCTGGCAGAGCAACCCGCACAATCCATCCTACCCACCCTATTCCTTTGATCTCCCGGCAAAAGGAGCCCATAACAAACGCCAATTCCTCCTTGAGCTGGCCAAGGCCGGTCCTGTGGTTCAACTTTTCGGGGATACCAACTGGAAAAAGATGTTCCGGCTGGAGATTACAGATGCTGTGCGAGGGGAGGCCTTGCCCTGTTCTGCGCGTGCGGACGACAGGCAGGCCCAAAAGACACCGTATCAATGGAAACAGATTAATCTGACGTTTCGCCAGGACAGAAAAATCTCTTTTTTCGGCGGAACAGAGGGAGAAATGATACGCAAGGAAATCGAAGAGCTGATGGCCTTTATTCACCAGTACGGCTGGCTGGGAGCAGCCCCGCAAAACGGTCTGGGATGGGTAAAAGTGCAGGGGCGAACGCTGAGTCCACATACCCTCCCAAGCAGCAACCCGGTCTTTGCTGCTGAAGATATTTCGTTCACAGCAAGAGAAGCGGAATATCGTTAA